A region of uncultured Draconibacterium sp. DNA encodes the following proteins:
- a CDS encoding cupin domain-containing protein gives MNFIAALFHKNIASISILIVVLGVCISCSNTPEIVVQQMKMEIPAGEQMLMEELLPGEIADTKIEHIAYIGPTVQKVQLSDENISMFLFVKGSGSLKADTTLFKVVPESIAIPMTYKSIKIEVEEGEELHFVRFTKKLSEQDIVDLSRFPDDSKYDIYFTNFDDCEPYTEKIKSPNTVSRTVLPEHIIPRVALGTVEAPGPDEVGAHKHAMLDQLFLGLTDNDIVVHADGASAEFTEYSLLHIPIGSSHWVSVDENKRMYYLWMDFFLTKEGQEWLKTHKPISTDKDEY, from the coding sequence TAGGAGTTTGTATTTCATGCTCAAATACACCCGAAATTGTTGTTCAGCAAATGAAAATGGAAATACCCGCAGGAGAGCAAATGTTGATGGAAGAACTATTGCCGGGAGAAATTGCTGATACTAAAATAGAACACATTGCCTATATTGGGCCAACGGTGCAAAAAGTTCAACTTTCGGATGAAAATATAAGTATGTTTCTGTTTGTGAAAGGGAGCGGAAGCTTAAAGGCCGATACAACTTTGTTTAAAGTGGTGCCTGAGTCGATTGCGATTCCAATGACTTACAAAAGCATCAAAATTGAAGTTGAGGAAGGGGAGGAATTACATTTTGTGCGTTTCACGAAAAAACTTTCTGAGCAGGATATTGTCGATTTGAGCAGATTCCCCGATGACAGTAAATACGACATATATTTTACCAATTTTGATGACTGTGAACCTTATACTGAAAAAATCAAGAGCCCGAATACGGTTAGCCGAACAGTGTTGCCTGAGCATATTATTCCGCGTGTTGCACTTGGCACGGTTGAAGCCCCGGGACCCGATGAAGTTGGTGCACACAAGCATGCCATGCTCGATCAACTTTTCCTTGGACTAACAGATAATGACATTGTAGTTCATGCTGATGGGGCCTCCGCAGAGTTTACAGAATACTCCTTATTACATATTCCCATTGGTTCCAGTCATTGGGTATCGGTTGATGAGAATAAACGAATGTACTATTTGTGGATGGATTTTTTTCTGACAAAAGAAGGACAGGAGTGGCTTAAAACACACAAGCCAATTAGCACAGATAAAGATGAGTATTAG
- a CDS encoding hotdog domain-containing protein, with the protein MRQLSLKGRTFPTDLNHAGTAFGGWVMSKMDKAASIQIEEVISSPAVTVSVSNLNFIKPIHNGDVFMVYTKVDRIGNASIDIGVELIVRSREDLSEYKVTQGVFTFVAVDEKGKPVQIRSVLRSYVAPYIMEMLGDK; encoded by the coding sequence ATGAGACAACTCTCTCTGAAAGGAAGAACATTCCCTACAGATCTTAACCATGCCGGCACTGCATTTGGTGGTTGGGTAATGTCTAAAATGGATAAAGCCGCTTCAATTCAGATAGAAGAAGTGATAAGCTCTCCGGCTGTAACTGTTTCGGTTAGTAATCTTAATTTCATAAAACCGATTCACAATGGAGATGTATTTATGGTATACACGAAGGTTGACAGGATAGGAAACGCATCCATTGATATAGGAGTTGAGTTAATTGTACGTTCAAGAGAAGATTTGAGTGAATATAAAGTTACACAGGGCGTTTTTACTTTTGTAGCTGTTGATGAAAAAGGGAAACCGGTGCAAATTAGAAGTGTGCTAAGAAGCTATGTTGCTCCATACATTATGGAGATGTTAGGTGATAAATAA
- a CDS encoding amidohydrolase family protein — protein MNKSFEIFDAHAHIIYGINGIKRGQKTATAKYGRILWNNREINFLPPFFYDTQFTSETLIENMDFCGVSKAVLLQNPVIGILNNEIRQAIEKYPNRFIGTIQVDPMKKDACDVIRKYASEKQNTLKLEISEEWGWSGNYPGFSLVGKEMMAVWETVGKLGLRVIIDTGDIFNNGYQIENIRFVAKSFPDTKILIEHLGFYRNDLDERSKDRRNEMLQLGKELENVYFGFSSTAAFINDDYPCPKAQKLLQQAIEIVGAKKILWGSDIPSTMKKYTYQQLVDVVVKHAGFLSERNKKLILNNNAETFFSGY, from the coding sequence ATGAACAAATCTTTTGAAATATTCGATGCCCACGCTCATATTATCTATGGTATAAACGGGATCAAACGAGGCCAAAAAACAGCCACGGCAAAATATGGCAGAATATTATGGAATAATAGAGAAATTAATTTCTTACCTCCATTTTTTTACGACACCCAATTTACTTCAGAGACGCTCATTGAAAACATGGACTTTTGTGGTGTATCGAAGGCCGTATTGTTACAGAATCCGGTTATAGGAATTCTTAACAACGAAATTCGCCAGGCTATTGAGAAATATCCGAATCGGTTTATAGGAACTATCCAGGTGGATCCTATGAAAAAGGATGCCTGCGATGTGATACGAAAGTATGCTTCAGAAAAACAAAATACACTTAAACTTGAGATAAGCGAAGAGTGGGGGTGGTCGGGTAATTATCCCGGATTCTCTCTCGTGGGAAAGGAAATGATGGCAGTTTGGGAAACCGTGGGGAAATTAGGCTTACGGGTAATTATCGATACTGGCGATATTTTTAATAACGGTTATCAGATAGAAAATATCCGGTTTGTTGCTAAAAGTTTTCCTGATACAAAAATATTAATTGAACACCTGGGATTTTATCGCAATGATCTTGATGAGCGTTCAAAGGATCGACGAAATGAAATGCTTCAGCTCGGCAAAGAGCTGGAGAATGTATATTTCGGATTTTCTTCCACCGCAGCTTTTATTAACGATGATTATCCATGCCCGAAAGCACAGAAGTTGCTTCAACAGGCTATTGAGATTGTTGGCGCTAAAAAAATCCTTTGGGGAAGTGATATTCCTTCAACCATGAAAAAATATACCTATCAGCAATTGGTTGATGTGGTAGTAAAGCATGCCGGATTCTTATCAGAGAGAAATAAGAAACTTATACTAAATAATAATGCGGAGACCTTCTTTTCCGGTTACTAG